A stretch of DNA from Paraburkholderia flava:
CGGCTCCGACTGCGTCGGCACGTCGAACCGTCACGGCGCGAAGGACGTCACGCAGTTCGAACTGCTGCCGCAGCCGCCGGAAGAAGAGAACAAGCCGCTCGTGTGGCCGTACTGGCCGATCAAGCTGCGCACGTCGTCGTCGCATGACGAGGGCTGCGAGCGCGACTGGTCGGTGGCGACGAAGCGCTTCGAAGGCAAGAACGGCAAGGTCGAAAAGCTGGTGGCCGTACGCGTCGAATGGAAGGACGGCAAGATGCAGGAAGTGCCGGGCTCCGAGTTCGACATGAAGGCCGACCTCGTGCTGCTCGCGATGGGCTTCACGCAGCCGGTGTCGCCGGTACTCGAAGCGTTCGGCGTCGACAAGGATGCACGCGGCAACGTGCGCGCGGCGACCGAAGGCGACAAGGCGTACTACACGTCGGTCGACAAGGTGTTCACTGCAGGCGATATGCGTCGCGGTCAGTCGCTCGTCGTGTGGGCGATTCGTGAAGGCCGTCAGTGCGCGCGTTCGGTCGATGCGTACCTGATGGGGCATTCGGATCTGCCGCGCTAAGCGATCGATAACCGGCACGAAATTGTGCCGGTCCTGTTTGCAGGATAGGTGGAGACGACGCAGTAAAAAGCCGGGCGCCCGTTGGGGCGACCCGGCTTTTCTTTTTTTGCGTTGGAGTCGTCGCGGCTACGCGCGCTTATAACGCGCGAGCGTGAGCCCATCGAGATCGAGTTCGGGCACGCGCTGCGTCACCAGATCGGCGACGACGCGCCCCGAGCCGAGCGACATCGCCCAGCCAGTCGAGCCGTGTCCGAGGTTGATCCACAGATTGCCGATGCCCGACGGTCCGAGCAGCGGCGCGCCGTCCGGCGTCATCGGCCGACGTCCGACCCAGAAGTGTGCGGACGTTGGCTTGGCTGCACGCGGGAACCAGTCGTCGAGCACTTTCATCAGCGTGTGCAGTGCCTGTTCGCGCAGCGTCGCGCGACCGTTGCTGAGTTCGGCCGTACCGGCCACGCGCAGGTTCGGGCCGAATCGTGTGATCGCGGTTTTCAGCGATTCGTCCATCAATGCGGCACGCGGTGCTTTTTCATCGTCGATGACCGGAAGCGTCGCCGAGTAACCCTTCACCGGATACAGCGGCACCTTCACGCCGAGCGCCGCAAGCAACGGTGCGCTGTCGACACCCAGCGCGACCACGACCGCATCCGCCGCGAGCCGTTCCTTGCCGCGCGCACTGTCGATCCGCACGCCATGCACAGCACCACCCTGCACGTCGAGTCCTGCGACCTGAGTCTCGAAGCGAAACTGCACCCCGGCCTTCTCGCACAACGCACGTAGCTCGCGGGTGAAGCGTGCGCAGTCGCCGGCTTCGTCGTCGGGCAGGTAGAGGCCCGACACGGGCGTCTGTCGCGCCCAGCGCAGACCCGGTTCGATCGTCGCGCATTCGGCGGCGCTCACCTCGCGATGCGGGACACCGGCATCGCGCAGCACCGCGAGCGCGGGCTGCGCGAGTTCGACGTCGTAGTCGCTGCGAAAGAGCTGCAGATAGCCTTTGCTGCGACCATATTCGAACGGATAGCGCGAACGGAATTCGTGCAGACACGCGCGGCTGTAGTACGCGATGCGCTGCATCCGCTGCTTGTTCACGCGGAACCGCGCGAGATCGCATTCGCGGAACCAGCGCGCGATCCAGCGCCACTGCGCCGGGTCGAACGTCGGCCGGAAGATCAGCGGCGATGCGGGCTGGAACATGTATTTCGCGATCTTCGCGGGCATGCCGGGTGCGGCCCACGGTGTCACGTAGCCAGGCGCGATCACGCCGGCATTGCCGAAGCTCGTCGACAGCGCGACGTCGACCTCGCGTTCGATTACCGTCACATCGCAGCCGCATTCGCGCAGATAGAAAGCGGTCGCGACACCGATCACGCCGCCGCCGAGTACGATCGTTTTCATGGCGTGGCCGACGGTCAGGGAGCGGGAGCGGTAGTGGTTTCCGCGAGCGATTTCCCGCGCGTCTCAGGCAGGCAAAGCGCCGACACGATGACGAGCAGATAGCCCGACCCCGCGACGATCCCCATCGCCTTCACGAGCGTCGTGGTCTGCGACAGCGTACCGACGAGAATCGGAAAGAACGAGCCGAGCCCCCGGCCGAGGTTGTAGCAGAACCCCTGACCTGAACCCCGGATCGCATTCGGATACAGCTCCGACAGATACGCACCGACGCCCGCGAAAATCCCCTGCACGACGATGCCGAGCGGGAAGCCGAGCAACAGCATTGCGCCGTCGGTGATCGGCAGCATCGTGTAGGCCATGCCGATCGCGAACGAGCCGATCGCGAACAGCACGAACGACGCGCGCCGGCCGATCCGGTCGCACAGGATCGCACCGACGATATACCCGCAAAACGACCCGACGATCAGCACGACGAGATACCCGCTCGTGTTGAACACCGACAGATGCCGGACGGTTTTGAGATAGGTCGGCAGCCAGGTCGTGATCGCGTAGTAGCCGCCGAGCATGCCGGTGCACAGCGCGCTGCCGAGCAGCGTGGTTTTCAGATGCGGATACGAAAAGATCTGCAGGAAGTGCGACGTGTCGAAGCCGTTGTCGCGTGCGCGGCGAGTCGCGATATAGATATCGGGGTCGCTGACGTTGCGGCGGATGTAGAGGATCCACAGCGCGGGCAGCAGGCCGATCCAGAAGCACGCGCGCCATGCGTACTGCTCGGGCAGCAGCGCGAAGAACGCCCAGTACAGGATCGCGGCGGCACCCCAGCCGAACGACCAGCTGCTCTGCACGGTGCCGACCGCTTTCGCGCGATGCTGCGGCGAGCGGATCGTCTCGGCCATCATGATCGTCACCACCGACCATTCACCGCCGAAGCCGAAGCCCTGCAGCGTGCGTGTGGTGAGCAACTCCCAGAACGAATTCGTGAAACCGGACAGGCACGTGAACACGGCGAACGTCGCGATGGTCCATTGCAGCACGCGAATGCGGCCGTAGCGGTCGGCTAGAATGCCGGCGAGCCAGCCGCCGAGCGCCGACGAGATCAGCGAGCCGGTCGCGATCATGCCGGCCTCGCTTTTCGTCATGCCCCATGTGGCGATCAGGGTTGGGATCAGGAACGAGTAGATCATGAAGTCGAACGCATCGACTGCATAACCGCCGAAGCCGGCATACAGCGTGCGCCGTTCGCGGGTCGTCAACTCGGTGAACCACTGGAACGATCCCATTATTTTTGTCTCCTCCTGTCTTGCCCGAGCGGCGGCGTGCGCCACGGTGGCCCCCATTTTACGGTGCGTCATTCCGCATAATCCAGTCGGAATAAAAAGAAGCGGAGCGCGGGGTGGCAGCCAGTAGGACGATTCGAGGGGGCCTATGATGGCCGGTAAATTTCCTTACCGTATGTTGCACGGTAATTTTAATTTGCCACGATCCCTGTAAACTTTGCCGATCCGCGTGCGCTGCATGCGAATCTTCGACTTCCCCTGCGCGCGAGCGCTTACTCCGGATGGCTCGAACCATGAATCTCACTGCGACAGCGCGCGCTTTGGCTCTCTCCGCTGCGCGGCAACGCAGCTTCGCGACGCGCGAACCGGCCGCCGGGAGCATCGACGGGGCCCGGCGCGCGTGGCTGAAGGGCACCGGCGCGCTCGCGCTGTCCGGGCTCGCGGGCACGCTGCTCACGGGCTGCGGCGGCTCGATTGAAGCCGATGCGGCGCCGACGCCGCGTCTCGCGTCGGTGGCGAATTTTCGCGATGTCGGCGGCGCGGCCGAAGGCTATACGACCGTCGACGGCGCGCGCGTGCAGCGCGGCCGCTTCTATCGTTCGAGCGCGCTGACGGCCAATGCCGCCGACAAGGCCGTCCTCGACACGCTCACGATCGCCGTCGACTATGACCTGCGCACGCCAGCCGAGATCGCGCAGTCGCCGGACGTAATGCCGGCGGGCGCCGCGTATGTCAGTCTCAATATCGACGGCACGTCCGAGCCGCCGCAGATGTCGCCCGCCACGTCCGCGGACGCGGTCGCGATGATGGAAGGGCTGTGGCGCAGCTTCGTGAACGGCACCGCGCAGCGCGCGGGGTTCGGCGCGCTGCTCACGCGTCTCGCGAACACGCCGGGCGCGCAGCTCTTTCACTGCGACGACGGCAAGGACATTTCGGGATGGGTCTCGGCGGTACTGCTGAGCATCGCGAACGTTCCGTTCGACGTCGTGATGCAGGACTACCTGCTGACGAACACCTATCTCGCCACGTCGACGCAAACCACGCTCGCGGTGATCCGCGCGCAGCAGGGCGATGCGGCGGCGACGGCTGCGGTGCCGCTGCACAGCGCGCAGGCGAGCTTCCTGCAGGCTGCCGTCGATCAGGTGCAGGCGAGCTACAGCACGATGAACGGGTATCTCACCACCGGCCTGGGTTTGTCGCAGGGCACGATCGGACTGCTGCGCGCACGGCTCGTTAGCTGAGCGTAGCGTTGCGCATCGTGCGTGCGATGCGTGTGCAAAAAAAACGAAAAAAACGGCCCGGTCGCCGTGCCGGGCGAACGGACCGAAGGGGGTGGCTCACAGAGCCAGCCCGCACTATACCCACGGCTTCACAGGGAGAGGGGCATCGGTAAGGCCGGGTAAGCAAGCGGCCTCGCGATGCAAGAAAGCGGAATATCCGGCGCGCGGTTTTTGACTCAGATGAGCAAGTCGCGCGAATGATTCAAGCCAGCGCTTTTGCGCGCTCCTGCGGATCTGTCTTCTGCGAACCGTTCGACGCCTGCGCACCTTGCGAACGATCCGCACGCTCGCCGCGATTCGTGACCGCCTCGATCCGCTCGACCCCGCTACGTTCCGGCCGCACTTCCTGCGCGACCGGCAACACGATCTGAATCCACAGCCCACCGTCCGGATGGTTGCGCACGTCGCAGCGTCCGCCGCGATCGTGCGCGAGCCGCGCGACGATCGCGAGACCCAGCCCGCAGTGACCGTCGCCGCCGCGCGCCGCATCGAGTCGCACGAACGGCTTCATCGCGGCTGCGATGCGATCCTCGGCGATGCCGTCGCCATGATCGCGCACGCTGACAATCCAGTGACGACCGTCGCGCACCGTCGAAATCTCGACCGGCGGCGCGCCGTGTTCGAGCGCGTTGTCGACGAGGTTCGTGATCAACCGGTCCAGCGTCGTGCGCGGCAGCGTGAAGGCCGGGCCAGCCTGCAGATCGAGTGAGAACAGCGGTTCGTCGTCTAGCGCTTCGCCGGAGGAGAATTGCTCGCGCAGGAATGTTTCCACTTCGACGGGCGGTCCTGCATCGGCGGCCTGGCCCGCGAACTCCAGAAACTGCTGGACGATGTTCGTCAGCGAATCGATGTCGCGGATGAAGTCGGTGCGCTCGCGCTCCGCCGTGAGCACGCTCGCGCGCAGCTTCAGGCGCGTGAGCGGCGCCTTCAAATCGTGTGCGACGCCGGCGAGCATCACCGCCTGATCGTCGTCGGCTTCGTTCAGGCGCCGCATCATGCCGTTGAACGAACCGATCAGGTCGCGCAGTTCGCGCGGTCCCTGCTCGTCGATCGGTTCGGGCCGGCCACCGTCGCCGAATGCGCGGGCCGTATCGGCGACGCGCGACAGCGGCCGCTGCATCTGCCATGCGGCGGCGAGCGACAGGATCAACGCCGCGACCAGCATCGTGCCCGCTTCGACAAAGAAGTGCGGCTGCGGCGGGAGATCGACCGGCGCGACGATCCACATCGGCTTGTCGGGGAAGCGCACCCAGATGCGCGGCGGCTGCGCGTCGTCGGCGACGATCTGCGTACCGACCGGCAGATTGTTGAGCAGGTTCTGACGCAGCTCGACGAGCGGTGGCTGGATCGGCGTGCGCAGATGCACGGCGCCCGGCATGTTCCACGTCGGCACGAGATGCACGCGCAGTGCGGGCGCGAGTTCCGCGCCGTTCGACGACGATTCGCCGTTCGCCGCGTGCAGCACGAGCAGCATGCCGCGCGCGAAGCCGTCGATCTCGTGACGCGGCGGCTGCCGCACGACCAGCACGAACCAGCCCGCCTGCACGGCGAGCAGCAGCACGGTCGACAGCAGCGCCATCCGGCCGAACAGCGAGTTCAGCGGATTTTTCATGAGCTTCATGAGCTTGCCGCCGTGCCGGTGTCGCGGTTGCTGTCGTTACCGTCGCTGCCGCCATCCGTTGCCGGGGGCGGGGATTCTGCCTCGGAGGAATCCGGGGAGTCGAGGCCTGCGTCGGAAGCATCCGGCACGAACACATAACCCTTGCTGCGCACGGTCTGCACATAACGCGGATTCGACGGATCGTCTTCGATCACGCGACGCAGCCGCCAGATCGGCACGTCGAGACTGCGGTCGCGGAACGCGAGGTCGTCGCGATGCACGAGGTCGTGAATCAGCGCACGCGACA
This window harbors:
- a CDS encoding MFS transporter; amino-acid sequence: MGSFQWFTELTTRERRTLYAGFGGYAVDAFDFMIYSFLIPTLIATWGMTKSEAGMIATGSLISSALGGWLAGILADRYGRIRVLQWTIATFAVFTCLSGFTNSFWELLTTRTLQGFGFGGEWSVVTIMMAETIRSPQHRAKAVGTVQSSWSFGWGAAAILYWAFFALLPEQYAWRACFWIGLLPALWILYIRRNVSDPDIYIATRRARDNGFDTSHFLQIFSYPHLKTTLLGSALCTGMLGGYYAITTWLPTYLKTVRHLSVFNTSGYLVVLIVGSFCGYIVGAILCDRIGRRASFVLFAIGSFAIGMAYTMLPITDGAMLLLGFPLGIVVQGIFAGVGAYLSELYPNAIRGSGQGFCYNLGRGLGSFFPILVGTLSQTTTLVKAMGIVAGSGYLLVIVSALCLPETRGKSLAETTTAPAP
- a CDS encoding D-amino acid dehydrogenase translates to MKTIVLGGGVIGVATAFYLRECGCDVTVIEREVDVALSTSFGNAGVIAPGYVTPWAAPGMPAKIAKYMFQPASPLIFRPTFDPAQWRWIARWFRECDLARFRVNKQRMQRIAYYSRACLHEFRSRYPFEYGRSKGYLQLFRSDYDVELAQPALAVLRDAGVPHREVSAAECATIEPGLRWARQTPVSGLYLPDDEAGDCARFTRELRALCEKAGVQFRFETQVAGLDVQGGAVHGVRIDSARGKERLAADAVVVALGVDSAPLLAALGVKVPLYPVKGYSATLPVIDDEKAPRAALMDESLKTAITRFGPNLRVAGTAELSNGRATLREQALHTLMKVLDDWFPRAAKPTSAHFWVGRRPMTPDGAPLLGPSGIGNLWINLGHGSTGWAMSLGSGRVVADLVTQRVPELDLDGLTLARYKRA
- a CDS encoding ATP-binding protein, encoding MKNPLNSLFGRMALLSTVLLLAVQAGWFVLVVRQPPRHEIDGFARGMLLVLHAANGESSSNGAELAPALRVHLVPTWNMPGAVHLRTPIQPPLVELRQNLLNNLPVGTQIVADDAQPPRIWVRFPDKPMWIVAPVDLPPQPHFFVEAGTMLVAALILSLAAAWQMQRPLSRVADTARAFGDGGRPEPIDEQGPRELRDLIGSFNGMMRRLNEADDDQAVMLAGVAHDLKAPLTRLKLRASVLTAERERTDFIRDIDSLTNIVQQFLEFAGQAADAGPPVEVETFLREQFSSGEALDDEPLFSLDLQAGPAFTLPRTTLDRLITNLVDNALEHGAPPVEISTVRDGRHWIVSVRDHGDGIAEDRIAAAMKPFVRLDAARGGDGHCGLGLAIVARLAHDRGGRCDVRNHPDGGLWIQIVLPVAQEVRPERSGVERIEAVTNRGERADRSQGAQASNGSQKTDPQERAKALA
- a CDS encoding tyrosine-protein phosphatase encodes the protein MNLTATARALALSAARQRSFATREPAAGSIDGARRAWLKGTGALALSGLAGTLLTGCGGSIEADAAPTPRLASVANFRDVGGAAEGYTTVDGARVQRGRFYRSSALTANAADKAVLDTLTIAVDYDLRTPAEIAQSPDVMPAGAAYVSLNIDGTSEPPQMSPATSADAVAMMEGLWRSFVNGTAQRAGFGALLTRLANTPGAQLFHCDDGKDISGWVSAVLLSIANVPFDVVMQDYLLTNTYLATSTQTTLAVIRAQQGDAAATAAVPLHSAQASFLQAAVDQVQASYSTMNGYLTTGLGLSQGTIGLLRARLVS